The following are encoded together in the Salvia hispanica cultivar TCC Black 2014 chromosome 6, UniMelb_Shisp_WGS_1.0, whole genome shotgun sequence genome:
- the LOC125193855 gene encoding uncharacterized protein LOC125193855 isoform X2 — translation MSSARESSGAAGNGGGLQSIPAASRKIVLSLKEIVNCTEAEIYAALKECNMDPDEAVHRLLSQDPFHEVKSKREKKKEGKDTTEARSRGANNNTGRSGKTGADRYRGGSTPYYSSESVTLVGKTAYKKEDGSVSSISATSRNNRSRVSTGPSNGTTAENKGFSDGAAEAAPSGVQQASGYQSAWAGAPGQVSMADIVKMGRPQNKTSHSQNASHHNDLRFPAEHSSKDYESGTNEEWPAMEKPTAAHVQSEPYYAVDSEQHLEPSGIPSVSVNQHLEAEVVQEEDEEDEYTENYGADAAQSDSITNRKILEDDSRGASLYENDLYEDMGSFQHHAPHDFHKVEDIGVSVSSVTRDLQQLNVEKDDGGLPSEEYITPTVVIPDHLQVQNAGCLNLSFGSFGSARGAAYSSGTVKSLPVETNLEEERSDPDIPSVGHIDSRSNDYYVDDSLRNASDSGLFHRSGAGSRDYDPSSASQQEELKPENAEGARGSQYTFPPSNSGYTYDDDQQLNATFNQTSSHTQNLAAYSDVMSYTNALPSNLTPANQPTRESDLRYSPFPVNQSMTDKFGGSAISMSEALKTAGFTLSQPAPQTQSGTGIPTGPPPPPQQLVHPYTQPSVPLGPYANMMGYQYLPPSYTYLPSAFQQTFAGNSSYHQSLLSQYKNNVSAASPPQSAPGYGAFGNTTNAPGNFPTAAPSGTNNLSYDDVLREQQYKDNLLSLQQQNDNSAMWLHGLNSRTMSAVPASTYYNYQGQNQQSGGFRQAQQPPPSQSYGALGYPNFYHSQSGASHDQPQQQNPRDVSSLQAQQQQQQPQLW, via the exons ATGAGTTCGGCCAGGGAGAGCAGCGGCGCCGCCGGCAATGGCGGCGGCCTGCAATCCATTCCAGCCGCCTCGCGGAAGATTGTCCTGAGCTTGAAGGAGATTGTTAACTGCACGGAGGCGGAGATCTATGCCGCCCTCAAGGAATGCAATATGGACCCCGACGAAGCCGTCCATCGTCTCCTCTCGCAAG ATCCTTTCCATGAGGTGAAAAGTAAacgagaaaagaaaaaagag GGTAAAGACACTACTGAGGCTAGGTCTCGTGGGGCTAATAATAATACTGGTAGAAGTGGCAAAACTGGTGCTGATCGTTACCGAGGTGGTTCAACTCCTTATTATTCTTCTG AGTCTGTTACTTTGGTTGGAAAGACAGCATATAAGAAAGAAGATGGATCGGTGTCTTCGATATCTGCTACTTCAAGAAATAACAGAAGCAGAGTATCCACAGGACCCAG TAATGGCACGACTGCGGAAAATAAAGGGTTCTCGGATGGTGCAGCTGAGGCTGCTCCATCTGGAGTACAGCAAGCTTCTGGATATCAATCTGCATGGGCTGGTGCTCCTGGACAGGTTTCCATGGCTGACATTGTAAAGATGGGCAGACCACAGAATAAAACATCACATTCACAGAATGCATCCCACCACAATGATTTAAGATTTCCGGCAGAGCATTCATCAAAAGATTATGAGTCAGGAACTAATGAAGAGTGGCCTGCCATGGAGAAGCCTACTGCTGCACATGTGCAATCGGAACCATACTATGCTGTGGACTCTGAGCAGCATCTGGAGCCATCTGGTATACCTTCTGTCAGTGTCAATCAACATCTTGAGGCAGAAGTGGTTcaagaagaagacgaagaagatgaatacACAGAAAATTATGGTGCTGATGCAGCACAATCTGATTCTATCACCAATAGGAAGATTTTGGAAGATGATTCAAGAGGTGCATCTCTGTATGAAAATGATTTGTATGAAGACATGGGTTCGTTTCAGCATCACGCTCCTCATGATTTCCATAAAG TTGAAGATATTGGGGTTTCAGTGTCATCAGTCACCAGAGACTTGCAACAGCTTAATGTGGAGAAGGATGATGGAGGATTGCCTTCGGaagaatatattactcctactGTGGTGATTCCCGATCATTTGCAAGTTCAAAATGCTGGTTGTTTGAACTTGAGCTTTGGTAGTTTTGGATCTGCCAGGGGTGCTGCATATTCTTCTGGCACTGTGAAATCTTTGCCTGTAGAAACTAACTTGGAAGAGGAACGTAGCGATCCTGATATTCCATCTGTTGGGCATATTGACTCTAG AAGTAATGATTACTATGTTGACGACTCATTGCGAAATGCTTCTGACAGTGGTTTGTTCCATAGAAGCGGTGCTGGTTCAAGGGATTATGATCCATCTTCAGCTTCTCAACAAGAAGAGTTGAAGCCTGAAAATGCTGAAGGGGCTCGTGGAAGTCAATACACTTTCCCCCCTTCCAACTCTGGCTACACCTATGATGACGATCAACAATTAAATGCTACTTTTAATCAAACAAGTTCCCATACGCAGAATCTAGCTGCTTATTCGGATGTTATG TCATACACAAATGCACTACCAAGTAATTTGACCCCTGCTAATCAGCCCACCAGAGAAAGCGATCTTCGCTACTCTCCTTTCCCTGTGAATCAATCCATGACTGACAAATTTGGCGGTTCAGCGATTTCTATGTCGGAG GCATTAAAGACTGCTGGTTTCACATTGTCACAGCCAGCTCCACAAACGCAGTCTGGGACGGGCATCCCCACGGGaccccctcctcctcctcaacaACTTGTTCATCCGTATACGCAGCCCAGTGTTCCGTTGGGACCATACGCTAACATGATGGGCTACCAATACTTGCCTCCGAGCTACACATACCTGCCTTCTGCTTTTCAGCAAACATTTGCAGGCAACAGCTCATACCATCAATCTCTACTTTCTCAATACAAAAACAATGTTTCCGCCGCTAGTCCGCCACAGTCTGCTCCTGGATACGGTGCTTTCGGAAATACCACAAACGCCCCTGGAAATTTCCCTACTGCTGCTCCATCTGGAACGAATAATCTAAGCTATGACGACGTCTTAAGAGAACAACAGTACAAGGACAACTTGCTCTCGCTCCAGCAGCAG AACGACAACTCAGCAATGTGGCTTCACGGGCTCAATTCTAGAACGATGTCAGCTGTTCCCGCCAGCACGTACTACAATTACCAGGGACAAAACCAGCAATCTGGTGGATTCAGACAAGCGCAGCAGCCACCGCCATCACAGAGCTACGGGGCGCTGGGGTACCCTAACTTCTACCACTCGCAGAGCGGTGCATCACACGATCAGCCGCAGCAGCAGAATCCGCGAGACGTGTCGTCGCTCCAAgcacagcagcagcagcagcagccacAACTTTGGTAG
- the LOC125193855 gene encoding uncharacterized protein LOC125193855 isoform X1, protein MSSARESSGAAGNGGGLQSIPAASRKIVLSLKEIVNCTEAEIYAALKECNMDPDEAVHRLLSQDPFHEVKSKREKKKEGKDTTEARSRGANNNTGRSGKTGADRYRGGSTPYYSSESVTLVGKTAYKKEDGSVSSISATSRNNRSRVSTGPSNGTTAENKGFSDGAAEAAPSGVQQASGYQSAWAGAPGQVSMADIVKMGRPQNKTSHSQNASHHNDLRFPAEHSSKDYESGTNEEWPAMEKPTAAHVQSEPYYAVDSEQHLEPSGIPSVSVNQHLEAEVVQEEDEEDEYTENYGADAAQSDSITNRKILEDDSRGASLYENDLYEDMGSFQHHAPHDFHKVEDIGVSVSSVTRDLQQLNVEKDDGGLPSEEYITPTVVIPDHLQVQNAGCLNLSFGSFGSARGAAYSSGTVKSLPVETNLEEERSDPDIPSVGHIDSRSNDYYVDDSLRNASDSGLFHRSGAGSRDYDPSSASQQEELKPENAEGARGSQYTFPPSNSGYTYDDDQQLNATFNQTSSHTQNLAAYSDVMQSYTNALPSNLTPANQPTRESDLRYSPFPVNQSMTDKFGGSAISMSEALKTAGFTLSQPAPQTQSGTGIPTGPPPPPQQLVHPYTQPSVPLGPYANMMGYQYLPPSYTYLPSAFQQTFAGNSSYHQSLLSQYKNNVSAASPPQSAPGYGAFGNTTNAPGNFPTAAPSGTNNLSYDDVLREQQYKDNLLSLQQQNDNSAMWLHGLNSRTMSAVPASTYYNYQGQNQQSGGFRQAQQPPPSQSYGALGYPNFYHSQSGASHDQPQQQNPRDVSSLQAQQQQQQPQLW, encoded by the exons ATGAGTTCGGCCAGGGAGAGCAGCGGCGCCGCCGGCAATGGCGGCGGCCTGCAATCCATTCCAGCCGCCTCGCGGAAGATTGTCCTGAGCTTGAAGGAGATTGTTAACTGCACGGAGGCGGAGATCTATGCCGCCCTCAAGGAATGCAATATGGACCCCGACGAAGCCGTCCATCGTCTCCTCTCGCAAG ATCCTTTCCATGAGGTGAAAAGTAAacgagaaaagaaaaaagag GGTAAAGACACTACTGAGGCTAGGTCTCGTGGGGCTAATAATAATACTGGTAGAAGTGGCAAAACTGGTGCTGATCGTTACCGAGGTGGTTCAACTCCTTATTATTCTTCTG AGTCTGTTACTTTGGTTGGAAAGACAGCATATAAGAAAGAAGATGGATCGGTGTCTTCGATATCTGCTACTTCAAGAAATAACAGAAGCAGAGTATCCACAGGACCCAG TAATGGCACGACTGCGGAAAATAAAGGGTTCTCGGATGGTGCAGCTGAGGCTGCTCCATCTGGAGTACAGCAAGCTTCTGGATATCAATCTGCATGGGCTGGTGCTCCTGGACAGGTTTCCATGGCTGACATTGTAAAGATGGGCAGACCACAGAATAAAACATCACATTCACAGAATGCATCCCACCACAATGATTTAAGATTTCCGGCAGAGCATTCATCAAAAGATTATGAGTCAGGAACTAATGAAGAGTGGCCTGCCATGGAGAAGCCTACTGCTGCACATGTGCAATCGGAACCATACTATGCTGTGGACTCTGAGCAGCATCTGGAGCCATCTGGTATACCTTCTGTCAGTGTCAATCAACATCTTGAGGCAGAAGTGGTTcaagaagaagacgaagaagatgaatacACAGAAAATTATGGTGCTGATGCAGCACAATCTGATTCTATCACCAATAGGAAGATTTTGGAAGATGATTCAAGAGGTGCATCTCTGTATGAAAATGATTTGTATGAAGACATGGGTTCGTTTCAGCATCACGCTCCTCATGATTTCCATAAAG TTGAAGATATTGGGGTTTCAGTGTCATCAGTCACCAGAGACTTGCAACAGCTTAATGTGGAGAAGGATGATGGAGGATTGCCTTCGGaagaatatattactcctactGTGGTGATTCCCGATCATTTGCAAGTTCAAAATGCTGGTTGTTTGAACTTGAGCTTTGGTAGTTTTGGATCTGCCAGGGGTGCTGCATATTCTTCTGGCACTGTGAAATCTTTGCCTGTAGAAACTAACTTGGAAGAGGAACGTAGCGATCCTGATATTCCATCTGTTGGGCATATTGACTCTAG AAGTAATGATTACTATGTTGACGACTCATTGCGAAATGCTTCTGACAGTGGTTTGTTCCATAGAAGCGGTGCTGGTTCAAGGGATTATGATCCATCTTCAGCTTCTCAACAAGAAGAGTTGAAGCCTGAAAATGCTGAAGGGGCTCGTGGAAGTCAATACACTTTCCCCCCTTCCAACTCTGGCTACACCTATGATGACGATCAACAATTAAATGCTACTTTTAATCAAACAAGTTCCCATACGCAGAATCTAGCTGCTTATTCGGATGTTATG CAGTCATACACAAATGCACTACCAAGTAATTTGACCCCTGCTAATCAGCCCACCAGAGAAAGCGATCTTCGCTACTCTCCTTTCCCTGTGAATCAATCCATGACTGACAAATTTGGCGGTTCAGCGATTTCTATGTCGGAG GCATTAAAGACTGCTGGTTTCACATTGTCACAGCCAGCTCCACAAACGCAGTCTGGGACGGGCATCCCCACGGGaccccctcctcctcctcaacaACTTGTTCATCCGTATACGCAGCCCAGTGTTCCGTTGGGACCATACGCTAACATGATGGGCTACCAATACTTGCCTCCGAGCTACACATACCTGCCTTCTGCTTTTCAGCAAACATTTGCAGGCAACAGCTCATACCATCAATCTCTACTTTCTCAATACAAAAACAATGTTTCCGCCGCTAGTCCGCCACAGTCTGCTCCTGGATACGGTGCTTTCGGAAATACCACAAACGCCCCTGGAAATTTCCCTACTGCTGCTCCATCTGGAACGAATAATCTAAGCTATGACGACGTCTTAAGAGAACAACAGTACAAGGACAACTTGCTCTCGCTCCAGCAGCAG AACGACAACTCAGCAATGTGGCTTCACGGGCTCAATTCTAGAACGATGTCAGCTGTTCCCGCCAGCACGTACTACAATTACCAGGGACAAAACCAGCAATCTGGTGGATTCAGACAAGCGCAGCAGCCACCGCCATCACAGAGCTACGGGGCGCTGGGGTACCCTAACTTCTACCACTCGCAGAGCGGTGCATCACACGATCAGCCGCAGCAGCAGAATCCGCGAGACGTGTCGTCGCTCCAAgcacagcagcagcagcagcagccacAACTTTGGTAG
- the LOC125193855 gene encoding uncharacterized protein LOC125193855 isoform X4: protein MSSARESSGAAGNGGGLQSIPAASRKIVLSLKEIVNCTEAEIYAALKECNMDPDEAVHRLLSQDPFHEVKSKREKKKEGKDTTEARSRGANNNTGRSGKTGADRYRGGSTPYYSSESVTLVGKTAYKKEDGSVSSISATSRNNRSRVSTGPSNGTTAENKGFSDGAAEAAPSGVQQASGYQSAWAGAPGQVSMADIVKMGRPQNKTSHSQNASHHNDLRFPAEHSSKDYESGTNEEWPAMEKPTAAHVQSEPYYAVDSEQHLEPSGIPSVSVNQHLEAEVVQEEDEEDEYTENYGADAAQSDSITNRKILEDDSRGASLYENDLYEDMGSFQHHAPHDFHKVEDIGVSVSSVTRDLQQLNVEKDDGGLPSEEYITPTVVIPDHLQVQNAGCLNLSFGSFGSARGAAYSSGTVKSLPVETNLEEERSDPDIPSVGHIDSRSGAGSRDYDPSSASQQEELKPENAEGARGSQYTFPPSNSGYTYDDDQQLNATFNQTSSHTQNLAAYSDVMQSYTNALPSNLTPANQPTRESDLRYSPFPVNQSMTDKFGGSAISMSEALKTAGFTLSQPAPQTQSGTGIPTGPPPPPQQLVHPYTQPSVPLGPYANMMGYQYLPPSYTYLPSAFQQTFAGNSSYHQSLLSQYKNNVSAASPPQSAPGYGAFGNTTNAPGNFPTAAPSGTNNLSYDDVLREQQYKDNLLSLQQQNDNSAMWLHGLNSRTMSAVPASTYYNYQGQNQQSGGFRQAQQPPPSQSYGALGYPNFYHSQSGASHDQPQQQNPRDVSSLQAQQQQQQPQLW, encoded by the exons ATGAGTTCGGCCAGGGAGAGCAGCGGCGCCGCCGGCAATGGCGGCGGCCTGCAATCCATTCCAGCCGCCTCGCGGAAGATTGTCCTGAGCTTGAAGGAGATTGTTAACTGCACGGAGGCGGAGATCTATGCCGCCCTCAAGGAATGCAATATGGACCCCGACGAAGCCGTCCATCGTCTCCTCTCGCAAG ATCCTTTCCATGAGGTGAAAAGTAAacgagaaaagaaaaaagag GGTAAAGACACTACTGAGGCTAGGTCTCGTGGGGCTAATAATAATACTGGTAGAAGTGGCAAAACTGGTGCTGATCGTTACCGAGGTGGTTCAACTCCTTATTATTCTTCTG AGTCTGTTACTTTGGTTGGAAAGACAGCATATAAGAAAGAAGATGGATCGGTGTCTTCGATATCTGCTACTTCAAGAAATAACAGAAGCAGAGTATCCACAGGACCCAG TAATGGCACGACTGCGGAAAATAAAGGGTTCTCGGATGGTGCAGCTGAGGCTGCTCCATCTGGAGTACAGCAAGCTTCTGGATATCAATCTGCATGGGCTGGTGCTCCTGGACAGGTTTCCATGGCTGACATTGTAAAGATGGGCAGACCACAGAATAAAACATCACATTCACAGAATGCATCCCACCACAATGATTTAAGATTTCCGGCAGAGCATTCATCAAAAGATTATGAGTCAGGAACTAATGAAGAGTGGCCTGCCATGGAGAAGCCTACTGCTGCACATGTGCAATCGGAACCATACTATGCTGTGGACTCTGAGCAGCATCTGGAGCCATCTGGTATACCTTCTGTCAGTGTCAATCAACATCTTGAGGCAGAAGTGGTTcaagaagaagacgaagaagatgaatacACAGAAAATTATGGTGCTGATGCAGCACAATCTGATTCTATCACCAATAGGAAGATTTTGGAAGATGATTCAAGAGGTGCATCTCTGTATGAAAATGATTTGTATGAAGACATGGGTTCGTTTCAGCATCACGCTCCTCATGATTTCCATAAAG TTGAAGATATTGGGGTTTCAGTGTCATCAGTCACCAGAGACTTGCAACAGCTTAATGTGGAGAAGGATGATGGAGGATTGCCTTCGGaagaatatattactcctactGTGGTGATTCCCGATCATTTGCAAGTTCAAAATGCTGGTTGTTTGAACTTGAGCTTTGGTAGTTTTGGATCTGCCAGGGGTGCTGCATATTCTTCTGGCACTGTGAAATCTTTGCCTGTAGAAACTAACTTGGAAGAGGAACGTAGCGATCCTGATATTCCATCTGTTGGGCATATTGACTCTAG AAGCGGTGCTGGTTCAAGGGATTATGATCCATCTTCAGCTTCTCAACAAGAAGAGTTGAAGCCTGAAAATGCTGAAGGGGCTCGTGGAAGTCAATACACTTTCCCCCCTTCCAACTCTGGCTACACCTATGATGACGATCAACAATTAAATGCTACTTTTAATCAAACAAGTTCCCATACGCAGAATCTAGCTGCTTATTCGGATGTTATG CAGTCATACACAAATGCACTACCAAGTAATTTGACCCCTGCTAATCAGCCCACCAGAGAAAGCGATCTTCGCTACTCTCCTTTCCCTGTGAATCAATCCATGACTGACAAATTTGGCGGTTCAGCGATTTCTATGTCGGAG GCATTAAAGACTGCTGGTTTCACATTGTCACAGCCAGCTCCACAAACGCAGTCTGGGACGGGCATCCCCACGGGaccccctcctcctcctcaacaACTTGTTCATCCGTATACGCAGCCCAGTGTTCCGTTGGGACCATACGCTAACATGATGGGCTACCAATACTTGCCTCCGAGCTACACATACCTGCCTTCTGCTTTTCAGCAAACATTTGCAGGCAACAGCTCATACCATCAATCTCTACTTTCTCAATACAAAAACAATGTTTCCGCCGCTAGTCCGCCACAGTCTGCTCCTGGATACGGTGCTTTCGGAAATACCACAAACGCCCCTGGAAATTTCCCTACTGCTGCTCCATCTGGAACGAATAATCTAAGCTATGACGACGTCTTAAGAGAACAACAGTACAAGGACAACTTGCTCTCGCTCCAGCAGCAG AACGACAACTCAGCAATGTGGCTTCACGGGCTCAATTCTAGAACGATGTCAGCTGTTCCCGCCAGCACGTACTACAATTACCAGGGACAAAACCAGCAATCTGGTGGATTCAGACAAGCGCAGCAGCCACCGCCATCACAGAGCTACGGGGCGCTGGGGTACCCTAACTTCTACCACTCGCAGAGCGGTGCATCACACGATCAGCCGCAGCAGCAGAATCCGCGAGACGTGTCGTCGCTCCAAgcacagcagcagcagcagcagccacAACTTTGGTAG
- the LOC125193855 gene encoding uncharacterized protein LOC125193855 isoform X3 yields the protein MSSARESSGAAGNGGGLQSIPAASRKIVLSLKEIVNCTEAEIYAALKECNMDPDEAVHRLLSQDPFHEVKSKREKKKEGKDTTEARSRGANNNTGRSGKTGADRYRGGSTPYYSSESVTLVGKTAYKKEDGSVSSISATSRNNRSRVSTGPSNGTTAENKGFSDGAAEAAPSGVQQASGYQSAWAGAPGQVSMADIVKMGRPQNKTSHSQNASHHNDLRFPAEHSSKDYESGTNEEWPAMEKPTAAHVQSEPYYAVDSEQHLEPSGIPSVSVNQHLEAEVVQEEDEEDEYTENYGADAAQSDSITNRKILEDDSRGASLYENDLYEDMGSFQHHAPHDFHKVEDIGVSVSSVTRDLQQLNVEKDDGGLPSEEYITPTVVIPDHLQVQNAGCLNLSFGSFGSARGAAYSSGTVKSLPVETNLEEERSDPDIPSVGHIDSSGLFHRSGAGSRDYDPSSASQQEELKPENAEGARGSQYTFPPSNSGYTYDDDQQLNATFNQTSSHTQNLAAYSDVMQSYTNALPSNLTPANQPTRESDLRYSPFPVNQSMTDKFGGSAISMSEALKTAGFTLSQPAPQTQSGTGIPTGPPPPPQQLVHPYTQPSVPLGPYANMMGYQYLPPSYTYLPSAFQQTFAGNSSYHQSLLSQYKNNVSAASPPQSAPGYGAFGNTTNAPGNFPTAAPSGTNNLSYDDVLREQQYKDNLLSLQQQNDNSAMWLHGLNSRTMSAVPASTYYNYQGQNQQSGGFRQAQQPPPSQSYGALGYPNFYHSQSGASHDQPQQQNPRDVSSLQAQQQQQQPQLW from the exons ATGAGTTCGGCCAGGGAGAGCAGCGGCGCCGCCGGCAATGGCGGCGGCCTGCAATCCATTCCAGCCGCCTCGCGGAAGATTGTCCTGAGCTTGAAGGAGATTGTTAACTGCACGGAGGCGGAGATCTATGCCGCCCTCAAGGAATGCAATATGGACCCCGACGAAGCCGTCCATCGTCTCCTCTCGCAAG ATCCTTTCCATGAGGTGAAAAGTAAacgagaaaagaaaaaagag GGTAAAGACACTACTGAGGCTAGGTCTCGTGGGGCTAATAATAATACTGGTAGAAGTGGCAAAACTGGTGCTGATCGTTACCGAGGTGGTTCAACTCCTTATTATTCTTCTG AGTCTGTTACTTTGGTTGGAAAGACAGCATATAAGAAAGAAGATGGATCGGTGTCTTCGATATCTGCTACTTCAAGAAATAACAGAAGCAGAGTATCCACAGGACCCAG TAATGGCACGACTGCGGAAAATAAAGGGTTCTCGGATGGTGCAGCTGAGGCTGCTCCATCTGGAGTACAGCAAGCTTCTGGATATCAATCTGCATGGGCTGGTGCTCCTGGACAGGTTTCCATGGCTGACATTGTAAAGATGGGCAGACCACAGAATAAAACATCACATTCACAGAATGCATCCCACCACAATGATTTAAGATTTCCGGCAGAGCATTCATCAAAAGATTATGAGTCAGGAACTAATGAAGAGTGGCCTGCCATGGAGAAGCCTACTGCTGCACATGTGCAATCGGAACCATACTATGCTGTGGACTCTGAGCAGCATCTGGAGCCATCTGGTATACCTTCTGTCAGTGTCAATCAACATCTTGAGGCAGAAGTGGTTcaagaagaagacgaagaagatgaatacACAGAAAATTATGGTGCTGATGCAGCACAATCTGATTCTATCACCAATAGGAAGATTTTGGAAGATGATTCAAGAGGTGCATCTCTGTATGAAAATGATTTGTATGAAGACATGGGTTCGTTTCAGCATCACGCTCCTCATGATTTCCATAAAG TTGAAGATATTGGGGTTTCAGTGTCATCAGTCACCAGAGACTTGCAACAGCTTAATGTGGAGAAGGATGATGGAGGATTGCCTTCGGaagaatatattactcctactGTGGTGATTCCCGATCATTTGCAAGTTCAAAATGCTGGTTGTTTGAACTTGAGCTTTGGTAGTTTTGGATCTGCCAGGGGTGCTGCATATTCTTCTGGCACTGTGAAATCTTTGCCTGTAGAAACTAACTTGGAAGAGGAACGTAGCGATCCTGATATTCCATCTGTTGGGCATATTGACTCTAG TGGTTTGTTCCATAGAAGCGGTGCTGGTTCAAGGGATTATGATCCATCTTCAGCTTCTCAACAAGAAGAGTTGAAGCCTGAAAATGCTGAAGGGGCTCGTGGAAGTCAATACACTTTCCCCCCTTCCAACTCTGGCTACACCTATGATGACGATCAACAATTAAATGCTACTTTTAATCAAACAAGTTCCCATACGCAGAATCTAGCTGCTTATTCGGATGTTATG CAGTCATACACAAATGCACTACCAAGTAATTTGACCCCTGCTAATCAGCCCACCAGAGAAAGCGATCTTCGCTACTCTCCTTTCCCTGTGAATCAATCCATGACTGACAAATTTGGCGGTTCAGCGATTTCTATGTCGGAG GCATTAAAGACTGCTGGTTTCACATTGTCACAGCCAGCTCCACAAACGCAGTCTGGGACGGGCATCCCCACGGGaccccctcctcctcctcaacaACTTGTTCATCCGTATACGCAGCCCAGTGTTCCGTTGGGACCATACGCTAACATGATGGGCTACCAATACTTGCCTCCGAGCTACACATACCTGCCTTCTGCTTTTCAGCAAACATTTGCAGGCAACAGCTCATACCATCAATCTCTACTTTCTCAATACAAAAACAATGTTTCCGCCGCTAGTCCGCCACAGTCTGCTCCTGGATACGGTGCTTTCGGAAATACCACAAACGCCCCTGGAAATTTCCCTACTGCTGCTCCATCTGGAACGAATAATCTAAGCTATGACGACGTCTTAAGAGAACAACAGTACAAGGACAACTTGCTCTCGCTCCAGCAGCAG AACGACAACTCAGCAATGTGGCTTCACGGGCTCAATTCTAGAACGATGTCAGCTGTTCCCGCCAGCACGTACTACAATTACCAGGGACAAAACCAGCAATCTGGTGGATTCAGACAAGCGCAGCAGCCACCGCCATCACAGAGCTACGGGGCGCTGGGGTACCCTAACTTCTACCACTCGCAGAGCGGTGCATCACACGATCAGCCGCAGCAGCAGAATCCGCGAGACGTGTCGTCGCTCCAAgcacagcagcagcagcagcagccacAACTTTGGTAG